Sequence from the Cucumis sativus cultivar 9930 chromosome 1, Cucumber_9930_V3, whole genome shotgun sequence genome:
AGGGACCCTTCTTCCACTACAAACACTTAAACAATCATACAAATCACTAAGTaagttttcttctaaaaattgGATTAACATCACCACAAAAACATGAAatgtaaaaaagtttaaatgcTTTTTGATTCTTTGGTTTTCGTCGTTTTCCGTTAGGTGGGACTACGGCGTTAAGTTAACGGCGTCGCTGTCCACGAGCTTTAATTTAAatgcattatatatatatatatataatatatatatatacctctgGGCGTCAATCCCTAtctattttccaaatattttcgGCAATCCCAACTTGTCCTaattcttatttcaaaatcaccttattattattattattattaaataaaattttcattaatatatcaaacagacacaaaaaatttcattaaatattttgtgggtttgttaaattttttaaaaaaatcaaaactaattttgtattttgggtaaataaaataaattgattttttaaaagttttatgatttaaaataaaatttcttatatatttgtcatttatttttgtggaGAGAGAGGATGTTGGTGGAAGGCGTGGGATAATCACGTGACTGACaacctcttcttcttccctttttgtaatttttttttttaattttaagctTAAAGTTTAAGCCTCAAAAaacaatttcactttttttttttggcattttctattttttttcttccaatatatatatatatataaagaaaagattatcttaaaaaatttagaaggtAGTTaagttgattaattattatatgtgcGTTAGTTAATTCGAGATATGCACATGGAGGTATGTGATTGTGGatacaaattatattaatataaacttttcaaCAATACCATTTGACATAAGATGAGAGGGTTTTAGGTTGTTGATTAGTTTTAGTCTATTTGATTTAACACCAGAACAACCTCCTAATGtgtttcaattaattaattttcctaataacaatttatcccCATACTTATCTTCAACAACCATATTCATTacataattacttttaaaataaaaaataaaaaataaaattgaacttaATTTAATGGCAATGGAGGTCATAGGGTTCCATGGGGTTTTGCTTAAGTTTTCGAGTCTATTATGTTTTAAAGTGTTGTGTCCAGCTTAGGTTTATTCATCAGAAAGGAAATCAAGTTGTTGATCATCTAGAAAAATTGGCTTGttgcaaaaaggaaaagaacttTGTAAGATGTTTCTTCCCTCTATAAAGGTAGAGCCTCCCCCCTCCCACCACAACTTAGCCATGTGATGAACATGTTTGGTTAgtgtttttcaaaacaaaaacaaaaaagaaaaacttgaaaacaCTATATATCTACATAAGGccctacaaatatttttagttaactTTTTATGCACAAAcatattgaaaagagaagTGAAATTCTTTAGCTTTATTTatagtaatttaatttgattttaatgcaaatgaaatatgaaatatgatttaaGTGGGGGTTCGTGCAAGTTGATATAAATGCAATAGTTAGTGATCCAATTCCATCTCCCCTGTCTTCTTTCTATCATTTctgtctttctttcttctttcatccAAACCTACACTTAAGACATGGATTTGACATTATTGCTTTTTATAGCTtcttatcaaaatttcaatatttctcATGTCTATACAATTCTCAAATTGTATCAACACTCAACATAAAATCACGTTTCAtccttcaacttttaaaaatgattctaatgGTTGTCCCTTTGATCATCAAGTCTGCCTAAGATTATATCATGCCTCCAACTCGCTCTCCTTAAGTTTGGtctcaattttgtttgaattgacGTGCTTAAAAGGAATATAAGGTCGGATCTTTGTTTTGGATATATAACATACCCTTTTCCAAGGGTTGTTAAATAGCATTTATAAGCCAAACCAACCAACACATGCCTTTGTTTGTGTGTGATGACAAAATTGTTAGAGACGTTTTTGGCACTCAAGGGAGTGCCAATCTGTCCTCTACTGCTTTATTTCTtgatcaatatatattttagacaTTTACCTTTTGGCCAGATGCACACTTCACAATGCTCTTTCTCAACATCCTTCCGTCTTGGACAACTTTTAACTCTTAAATAAGTTCACTCAAAATGAAAGCAAGGTGAATAtggataaaaagatatattcaAACTAATTTGTAGATCAGTAATGAACAAATCATGAAGATGTTAACAATACTGACAAATCCAAATATgttatcatcatcattattattaatattattatcgTATTGAATTCATCatataataaatgtaatttaaatttaaaaagtataaaagaagcaacagaaaaaagaaagatggaagGAGGGGGGAATAGCATAAAACACGGACATTCTGAAGGGATCCGTTTAGGGATCAGTTAACAAATACTAAACTTTAAAAGGGGTTACCGGCGAAGAATCCGCAAGACGCACGTGATCCTTTTCACACCCTCTTCCTCACGTGGCCAACTCACTATTTTCGGGacccactttctttttttcttttttctttttttaatattttggctGCCCATGCTTATGGATGCCGTCcgtatgtaattttaatttaataaaagggCAATATAAATAATCGAATTAATAcgaaaagtaaaagaaaagggataattaattaatatagtttggagaaaagttgtttttttctttaatggttTGATGGGgtaatcaataaataaataattgatagttatataaaaagaaatgtgtgGAGAAGTGATAGGGGTATTAGGGCTGTGACGAATGATGAAGTGACAGCACCCAACACGGAAATGGTAGTTCAGTTTCAAAGCACGTGATAAGGCAGTTTTGTCACGTGTGTCCCCATCCCTCCCTGCCTCCTCCCCCCCCCACGTGCTCCTCTCCTGACACCTCTCCACGTGTGTTGTGGGtcctttataatatatatatttatttatttatttatttaattttgtgaaacatttttccaaaattgatataccaaaatttacaaaactaataattatttatgaagAAACTTGAGTACCTAAAAGACGATGTCCACGTCCATGTCCATGTCCATCTTCTGCTGACGTTCTTCAAAGTCACGTGATTTTGTCATAAGCGCTTTTCTGAGTGCTTTCACAGAGCGTCCACAAAAGCACTTTCACATCAACCCCTTCCAGTTTGGTCCCcgcatcttcttcttctacttcttcaaCTCTTTGGCTTCTCTATTTTGTCCTCCTCTCCTAACTCTTACggataataatgataataatccACATTATTTGTTAGTTTCTTTACAGCCTATGAAGTTGAACCCACCGTTAGTTTTTCTAACATAATGGCATTAACAACATCTTTCACAAACCACATGAAGCATTTCCTGCAAGAATCCGGCATTAGAGTCGACCTGTGAAGCTTCCGGATTTCTTCTTCTGTGTGTTTGCAAACCGAGGACGATACGTAttgttttgttggttttgGTGGGGGTTCTAAACCACATCTTGCCATGATTGTGTGTGTTGCTAGCCTTGTCACTTCTTTGTACCTTTCATATCCTGCATAAATCTTATCTAATTATTACTCCGCTTTATTGTTACAAGATAACTGCATATCAAATTAATGGTAATGGGGTTGGAGAGTGTGACGTCGTACCCAAATTTTTGCCTTGGCTTAGGAGTTTTAGATTGATTTTGACCAGTGTTCGTATCTCACTTTTGCCATCGTGATCACTGCCAGCCTCACGAGCAGAATGGTGTTTATCCGAGGCTTGTGTCATTGTGGAGGATGATGAAACTTCATCCACTATTTTGTTTGATggctttcttctattttcacaGTGGAAATCACCTCCGCCAGTCTGGACCATTTTACCCAAGGGAAATTCTCCATTACTGGATGAATGGGTAGGAAAAAACTCATCAGAAGCTTTATTCTTCTTACTTGCTACAGGACGACACAATTGCTTATCCAACTCGAGCAATCTTTGTTTTCCCATTTCCTTCTTATGCTTGGCTGGCTCATCCGGCTTCTTGATTTTGTACTGTTGACCTTTAGCTGTGTgagaatcttttgtttttgtggttATTTGTCTACTAACAGGATGTCTCAAGGTTTGATCTCCCTCACGTATAGATTTGGCCTTTGCAATTTCCATCATTCGCCATGCCTTCTCGACATCACAAGAGTTTCCATTAGACTCAGGTAATGTGGTTGCCTGCAAGCTAATGGCATGAGGTTGATTTGTTTGCTTGTTTATTAGTTCAGCACCACCAGTATCTCGTTTGGAACTGTTGCCACAATATGTGGATGAGCTGCTAGCAGGAAACCTCAGCGAACCCTTTCGTACAGCATCCCAATTATCACGTAATGCCCTTATATAGCTATGGATGTTGCGACATCGATGTAATGTTCTTGCACTTGTTCCCGCAGCTTTACCTCCTCGACTAGGCAATGATTTCTGGGCCAC
This genomic interval carries:
- the LOC101208450 gene encoding uncharacterized protein LOC101208450 gives rise to the protein MADDSTNSFASSSEDRLKALISCPSASAKFGNEEEFLEGGFEESHLLIDDNPSSICVICFSEDGKAERGKLDSCDHYFCFVCIMEWARIESRCPACKGRFTVVHRIAKDPCRLRERIVNIPMRNQDQSASGSARIGDPYAETCCTVCKGMEDEGLMLLCDLCDSAAHTFCVGLGANVPEGDWYCHDCTIARAQHTDTELDTSFIKQNQTTTVEPRIAISDIVKESSAQTVSITRRGALLHSNREPPSIVPSSRRSVAQKSLPSRGGKAAGTSARTLHRCRNIHSYIRALRDNWDAVRKGSLRFPASSSSTYCGNSSKRDTGGAELINKQTNQPHAISLQATTLPESNGNSCDVEKAWRMMEIAKAKSIREGDQTLRHPVSRQITTKTKDSHTAKGQQYKIKKPDEPAKHKKEMGKQRLLELDKQLCRPVASKKNKASDEFFPTHSSSNGEFPLGKMVQTGGGDFHCENRRKPSNKIVDEVSSSSTMTQASDKHHSAREAGSDHDGKSEIRTLVKINLKLLSQGKNLGYERYKEVTRLATHTIMARCGLEPPPKPTKQYVSSSVCKHTEEEIRKLHRSTLMPDSCRKCFMWFVKDVVNAIMLEKLTVGSTS